One part of the Thermodesulfovibrio sp. 3462-1 genome encodes these proteins:
- a CDS encoding RAMP superfamily CRISPR-associated protein, with product MIKGKLILEGKIELVSPAMIGCGRDENSDMDVIRDANGKPYIPATSFTGVLRHAIKLDNSYKKKLEEFWGTPKKDNTGHKDLKQSSIIVSDLMPEGNVEVVIRDGVKIDNKKGIAEKGAKFDYEVIEPGAKFKLNIEVNLNGNEDDFKKQMLATIINLLKSEKIRIGAKTNSGFGKIKLVEQSICEFDFSKKQDVFRWLKQDFSNPIDFNIEPIRLTQRTFSINADFVIKNSLIIRSYNIEPDMPDTEHIKSKGKPVLPGTSLKGAIRARAERIVNTLQKPETIIKDLFGDVEEEKKTAKKGRILIEETVLEGYPEEVQTRIKIDRFTGGTIESALLETKPLFRGKDEKIFNVRMTINDYKKHEAGLMLLVLKDLWTGDLPVGGEKAIGRGVLEGRKAIIKWDDREIVFEDPTRLNDSEKQQLQEFVKALVNNGGATC from the coding sequence ATGATAAAGGGAAAGCTAATTCTTGAAGGCAAAATAGAACTTGTCTCTCCAGCAATGATTGGCTGTGGAAGGGATGAAAACTCTGACATGGATGTTATTCGTGATGCGAATGGGAAGCCCTACATCCCAGCAACCTCTTTTACAGGAGTGCTTCGGCATGCAATTAAATTAGACAACTCCTACAAGAAAAAACTTGAAGAATTCTGGGGCACACCAAAGAAAGATAACACAGGGCACAAAGACCTGAAACAGAGTTCAATTATTGTGAGTGACCTTATGCCTGAGGGGAATGTAGAGGTTGTTATAAGGGATGGAGTAAAGATTGACAACAAAAAAGGGATTGCAGAGAAAGGGGCAAAATTTGATTACGAAGTGATTGAACCAGGGGCTAAATTTAAACTTAATATTGAAGTTAACCTCAATGGCAATGAGGATGACTTCAAAAAACAGATGCTTGCGACTATAATTAATCTTCTTAAAAGTGAAAAAATCAGAATCGGGGCAAAGACAAACAGTGGATTTGGAAAGATAAAATTAGTTGAGCAAAGTATCTGTGAATTTGACTTTTCAAAGAAGCAAGATGTCTTTAGGTGGCTAAAGCAAGATTTCTCAAACCCTATAGACTTCAATATTGAACCTATCAGGTTAACCCAGAGGACCTTCAGCATCAATGCTGATTTTGTAATTAAAAACTCCCTTATCATTCGCTCCTATAACATAGAGCCTGATATGCCCGATACAGAGCACATCAAATCAAAGGGCAAGCCAGTCCTTCCAGGCACTTCCCTTAAAGGCGCCATCAGGGCAAGGGCAGAAAGGATTGTAAATACACTACAAAAGCCTGAGACAATAATCAAAGACCTTTTTGGAGATGTTGAAGAAGAAAAGAAAACTGCAAAGAAAGGCAGGATTCTTATTGAAGAGACAGTCCTTGAGGGTTATCCTGAAGAGGTCCAGACAAGGATAAAGATAGACCGTTTCACAGGTGGAACAATTGAATCAGCCCTTCTTGAAACAAAGCCATTGTTTAGAGGAAAAGATGAAAAAATCTTTAATGTCAGAATGACAATTAATGATTATAAAAAACATGAAGCAGGCTTAATGCTCCTTGTATTAAAAGACCTCTGGACAGGAGATTTGCCGGTAGGAGGTGAAAAGGCAATAGGAAGGGGAGTGCTTGAAGGCAGAAAGGCAATAATTAAGTGGGATGACAGGGAAATAGTTTTTGAGGATCCGACCCGACTGAATGACTCTGAAAAACAACAATTACAGGAATTTGTCAAAGCCCTTGTAAATAATGGAGGTGCCACATGTTAA
- the csx19 gene encoding CRISPR-associated protein Csx19: MLNANGLELKRIKSKAETINIDNIKSALSVFNSDGFVIAYLDYKVLIGRIKNNALLFFNNESIEEKYIQRLRLFNEQKELLIWRLDVGLRGRLRIDDEGEETYVVDANQVLWGTDREKLSDGWIRLFEERGTELILPFDEIPVDNRKNRLFLKTRNYIDFHPETYQASYVDCRFTGFNKGEM; the protein is encoded by the coding sequence ATGTTAAATGCAAATGGGCTGGAGCTTAAAAGGATAAAATCAAAGGCTGAAACAATAAACATAGACAACATAAAATCCGCCCTTTCAGTTTTTAATTCAGATGGCTTTGTTATAGCCTATCTTGATTATAAGGTGCTGATTGGAAGGATTAAAAACAATGCCTTGCTCTTTTTTAATAATGAATCTATTGAAGAAAAATACATCCAGAGATTGAGGCTATTCAATGAACAAAAAGAGCTCCTTATATGGCGATTAGATGTTGGTTTGAGAGGTAGATTAAGGATTGATGATGAAGGAGAAGAAACCTATGTTGTAGATGCAAATCAGGTTTTGTGGGGGACCGATAGAGAGAAGCTATCTGATGGCTGGATAAGGCTCTTTGAAGAAAGGGGAACAGAACTCATTTTACCTTTTGATGAGATTCCTGTGGACAACAGGAAGAATCGCCTCTTCTTAAAGACCCGCAACTACATAGATTTTCATCCTGAGACCTATCAGGCTTCCTATGTAGATTGCCGATTTACAGGATTTAACAAAGGCGAAATGTAA